The Desulfonispora thiosulfatigenes DSM 11270 genomic sequence GTAAAGAATCCATAACCTTACCTCAATTCATGATATTATTAAATACTTCTAGGGTATAATTGATATCTTCTGTAGTGATATCTAAATGGGTCACAAGTCTAATTCTTTTATCAGTAATACTTCCTGTTAATACTCCATTTTTCTCTAATTCCGTTACTAATTCGTCTGCCCCTAGTTCAGGCTTAGTGATATCTATCATTACTATATTAGTATGAAGTGTTTCTAAATCTATCTTTAATCCGTTTAATTTATTTATACCTTCTGCTAATATTTTAGCATTATTATGGTCTTCAGCTAATCTTTTACGATTATTTTCTAAGGCATAAATTCCAGCAGCTGCTAAAATTCCTGCTTGCCTCATTCCTCCACCTAACATTTTCCGGTATCTTTTAGCACCAGTTATAAATTCCCTACTACCTACTAACATACTTCCTACCGGTGCTCCGAGTCCTTTAGAAAGACAAAACATCATAGAATCGACATCTTTAACGATTTCCTGTGGCGAAGTGTTTAAATATGCTGCAGCATTAAAAATTCTAGCTCCATCTAAATGAACTTTAAGACCATTTTCCGTAGCGATTTGAGCTAGTTCTGAAATTTCATTTGCCGTAGAAACTAATCCACCAGCCATATTATGTGTATTTTCTAAGCACAGTAAAGTTTGCTTAGGGGCATGAATATCAGGTGCTTTAATAGCTCTTTTTAATTGTTCTGGCATAATTTTTGCCTTTTCTCCAGCAATAAGTGTAGGTAGCACTCCCGCTAAAAGAGCAATACCACCCACTTCATAATTGTAGATATGAGATCTTTCTTCGAGGATAATTTCTTCTCCTCTCTCAGTGTGCACCAGTACTGCTATTTGATTTGCCATGGTTCCTGTAGGTACAAATAATGCTGCTTCTTTTCCCATAAGCTCAGCTGACATTTCTTCTAATTTATTAATTGTTGGGTCTTCTCCATAGACATCATCGCCTACTTCTGCTTCCATAATTGTCTGGCGCATTTCTAGTGATGGTTTCGTTACTGTATCGCTTCTTAAATCAACAATTTTCATCTTTAGATTCTCCTTATCTATTATCGTAAGCTAAAGCTAATAACTCTATGGGATGTTTTACTTCTCCAGGGATTTCATTTAACTTTAAGCCTGATTGTAATTGCATAGTACATGCTGGGCAAGATGTAGCTATAATAGATGCTCCTGTCTTTTGAAAATTATCTATTTTTCGATTAATAATGTTTTTTGAGATTACCGGATTGAAAATTCCATAAGATCCTGCTCCTCCACAACAAGTATCAGCTTCATCCATTTCTACAAATTCTATTCCAGGAATATTTTCTAATATTTTACGAGGTGCGTTTTTCACTTTTAAATATCTAACGCCATGGCATGGGTCATGATAGGTCACCCTTCTAGTTACCTTTCCCATTTCCTTTTTATACCCATATTTTAATAAGAAAGTGCTGATATCAATAATTTTGTCATAAATTTTATTAGCCATTATTTTATAAGTTTCATCATCTTTAAATAATTCTTTATAATCTCTAAGCATTGATCCACAGGTTTGACAATCTATGATAATGACTTCTGTATCTAAACAGCTAAGTATTTCTACATTTTCCTGTGCTAATTTTATATATTCATCTTGGTTTCCAGCACTAAAATGAGGGGCACCACAACACTTTGTCTCTGGTACTAATACCTCATAACCATTTTCTTGTAATACTTTGATTGTTGAGATAGCAACATTAGGAAAGAAATTATTTACCGAGCATCCTAAAAAATACCCAACTTTTTCTTTAGGGTCAAGTGATCTATATAATAGTTTTTTTAATCTTGAACGCACATTTTCTTTAGGTATATCGGGGAGTTTGCTATCAAGATTTTTAAATCTATCGCTTAAAGTTAAAACGCTTTGAGTGCCACTAGTTTGATAAAAACGCATTAATTTAATAACTCTATCTGTTTTCTTATTATCTGAAAATACATTTTTTAGTAATACCCTTTTAGCTAGGGATAGCCCTTTTATTTTGGTAGTTTCATTTCTCATTTGAGCAATTAATTCAGTAGTATTTACTCCTGCCGGGCATTTTTCTACGCAAGCACCACATAATAAGCATTCATTTATATACTTTTCTAATTCTGGTTCTTCTTTAAGATTAAGTACACCTTCTAAAGTCATACGAATTAATTTGTTTCGGCCACGAGCTAGTTGAAATTCATTTCCTGATGTTTTATAGGTAGGGCATACTTCTTGGCAAAAGCCACAACGATTACATTTCATCACCATTTCTAATAATTCATCTTTATTCATAGCAAGTTACCCCTTAAAGCTTTACTTTGTGGTATTAAAACTGAATTTGGATCTACTTTATCTTTAATTCTTTGTAGTAGCATCCCATAACCCGTTCCCCTACTTGGCTTAACCAATACTTTATCATCATATATTAAGGTTCCTTCTAAAGATTTAAGTATTGTGGCTAAATTTTGCAAATACCGTTCTGGACTTTTACTTATCTCAAACTCTATAATTCCATTTGTTAAATTTCCTTTAAAACTTAAATATTTTTGATATTTAGTAGCTAAATTTTCTAATACTTCAATTCCTTCTATGATGTTTTCTAAAGATAATGCAATCATTCCTTTATAACTACTTGCATCAATTATGTTTCCTGTAATTTTATATAGCTCATATTTCCTGCGCAGTAGTTCTGCCTGATGCCTGATTGTTTCAGAAAATCCTTCTAACTTAACCGTTAGATAATATCTTTGTTCTTTATTGTAAATGTTAATAGTAGCTAAACTTATTTTTTCTCGAAAGAGAGCAATTACTATTTTCTTAATTTCTGTAAGATCGTAACTATTAAAAGTAAGAGTTAAATTTTTTTCTGGTCTAGGTTTTATTTTTAAAGTAGCTTTAGTTATTATGCCAAAATTGCCCCATGAGCCTGCTAGTAATTGGCTAATATCATATCCTGTTACATTTTTGACTGTTCTTCCTCCAACCTGCACAATTTCACCTTCTGGTGAAACAAATTCAAGCCCTAGTACATAAAATCTAGCACTTTTATAGATATATCTATTTTCACCATATCTATTTGATGCTATTTGCCCTCCAATGGTAGAGTTTTCATCAGTATCCATTGGATAAAAAAGGTTATCCTTTTCTAAATATTCTTGTAAATCTTTCGTTGTCATCCCCGCTTCGACCTCTATACTTAAGTTATGAGGACGATATTCCATTACCTTGTTTAAATCTTTCGTAGAGAGAATTATTCCCTTTTGAAGCCTATCTACACCTTTTGCAAACATAGAGCCACTACCAATTGGATAAATAGCAAATTCATGCTCATTGGCAAGTTTTACTAACTTTGCAATTTCTTCAGTATTTTGAGCATACACAATATACTCTGGTTTATATTCTGAGCCTAATGCTTTATATGAATCTGTTAATTCAGAATATATATGTTTTTCATCGATGGCTTTAGTAAGTATTTCATAGAGCTGGTTGTTTTCCACTTTATTACCCCCTTACCTTAGATGTCATCTGGTAATACTTTGTCAGCGTTTAATAACCCTTTAGGATCAAAGGCATCTTTTATTTTTTTCATATATTTTAAACTAGTTTTTGAATATGCATCTACCATATATTTCTTTTTCTCCAAGCCAATTCCATGTTCCCCTGATAAACTTCCACCTTGATAAAACGTTTCTTTTATAATTTTATCACAAGCTTTTTCTACTTTTAACACTTCTTCAGGAATTCGATGATCATAATAAAGTGATGGGTGTAAATTACCATCACCTGCATGAGCAACTTGCCCAATAATGATTTGATATTCATCTCCTATTTGAGCTATTTTTTTAAGCATTGTAGCTATTCTATCTCTTGGTACAACTATATCGTGACTTATATTTGCAGGTTTTAATTTACCTAACGCTCCATTAACTGATCTCCTAGCTGTCCACAGTTCTTCTCTTTCTTTCTCGTCTTTAGCTAATTTATAGTCATAGCCTAAATTTGCTTTAAAAGCACGCATAATGCTCGTCACTTGAAAATTAGTTTCTGTAGGAAAACCATCTACTTCCACTAATAAAAAAGCTGCTGCCTTTTTGGGTAAACCTAGTTTAGCATGTTCTTCTACTGCCCTAATTACAGTATTGTCCATGATCTCCATCGTAGTTGGGATTACTCCACTTGCTATTATTTGCGCAACACAATTACCAGCATCTTCTATACTATTAAAAGTCGATGTCATAGTTTCCACAGATGGATTTAAACGACTTAGGGACAAACACGCTTTTGTTACGATTCCAAAGGTTCCTTCGGAGCCACAAAATACATAAGTTAAATCTACTTCAGGCAATATTTCCGAACTTAAATTCCCTGTTTTAATTATTTCGCCTGTTGGTAAAACGACTTCTAATCCCAAAACATGGTCTCTCGTTGAGCCATATTTAACGCCTTTAATTCCTCCCGCATTTTCAGCTATATTTCCTCCTATTGTAGAAATATTTTGACTAGCTGGATCCGGTGCAAACATTAAATCATACTTTTTAGTTGCTAATTGCAATTGTTTATTTGTTAAACCTACTTCTACTAAAGCAGTTCTATCTATTGAGTTTATATCTAATATTCTGTTCATTCTAGTAAAAGACAAAACGATACTCCTCTTTGGAGGTACCGCCCCTCCACTTACTGAAGTCCCTGCCCCTCTTGGCATAATAGGAATATCATATTTATCTGCTACTTTAACTATTTCTGCTACCATTTCAGTAGTTGATGGAAATAAAACCACCATAGGCTCTCCTTGATACGGAGAAGCATCATATGAATATGTTTCAAGGGCTAATTTATTAGTAATTATATTTTCAAGACCTACAATTTTTGTAAGTATTGTTTTTAGTTTTTTATCCAGCATTTTAATCACCTTTTTATATACGTTTTATATCTTTTAGTATAATACAAATCGTGAAATATTTCTGTATATTTAAATAAATAAGGCTTGGAACAAATGTCCCAGCCTTATTTTAAAAAGTAAAAATCAAGTACAAGAATTGCACTAATTTAATTAGTTTTAAATTTATATTAAACAATTAATTGTTTTTTAATTTTTTATAATATACATATGAATATATACTAACAAATATTAAAGGCACAAATATACCTACCATTAAAAAAATAAATCGATATACATCAGTTGTTAGGATGACTCCTAGCAAACTAAATACTCCGCCAGCTACCATAGCCTTTGAGCCTACATAATGTGTTTTTTTCCAGACCTTTTCATTAGCAAGTGTCCAGGGTAATCTAATTCCTACGAAATAATTATGTCTTACTCGCCCTAAAACATTTCCTAAACCAATAAATAACAAAGAAACACCCACTGAAATCCATAAACCCATGTCTACTTTATATCCTAAAGAAGCGTACAGGGTCAGAATATACATAAAAACTAAAAAAACTAATAAAGTAACTCTGATAAACTTATAAGACGTAGCAAATTTTTCATAATTTTCTTTTTTAGGATCTAACTTTGGAGCCAAAAGCAAGGTTAAATACATAAAAACATTTAAAGCAGGAAAGAAAAATGTCCCAAAATTTCTCGAGCTATACTGATCCACTTCTCCTTTAAAATTCCAATGTGTTGGCATTTGATCAGGTAAAGATGGGTATAGGATTATCCCAATGATAAAAGGAATAATTAAAAGCATAATTGAAAACCATTCATTTTTGATAAATTTATTCACTGTTCATCCCCCTTATTAAGAATATCAAAAAAGAAAGTTAATAATTCCTGAAAAACAGTCGTGTTAAGAGAATAGATAATATTCTGCCCTTTTCTATCATCTAAGATTAAATCAGCTTGTTTAAGAATATTTAAATGATGACTAATGCTAGGCTTAGAGATATTAAACTCCTGTGCTATTTCACCAGCAGTTAAATCATTTTCTCTTAATATTCGTAATATCTTCCTACGATTTGCATCCGATAGTGCTTTAAATATTTTGCTTTCATCAGCCAAGATACGACCTCCTTTATATTATTAGACATTTAGATAATTATCTAAATGTCTAATAATATTATAATGTATTTGACTAATCTTGAAAAGAAAAATAACTAAAAAATATAATCTAAAATCTCATTTTAAAACTAAAAATGTATCCTATAAAATTAAAACTCGGAATTTTAGATTTAACTAAAAAACCGAGTTTTTACCTGAATTTAAGATTACATTAACCACATATTAACTAGCATGATATATATACCTGAAACTAGAACTAATCCAATTCCAAAAATTATATTATGTTTTAAACAAATCTTAAATGTATTTTCAGACAGTAAACCACTTAACACAATATTAAAAGGTGCAAGCGGAGAAAATATCATGGCAGCTAGCCAGCCTCCTATTAAAGTTAAAGCAAAGGTAATGTTATGAAAACCTAATAAACTTGGTTCTAAGGCTAATCCTAAGGTGGTTACGGTAATTACTTGATGTATACCGATACTTGAAAAGACAGCTGTCAAAATAATTATAAATTCTATTAAAACAAACGTTGAAAGTCCTGAAATATTTTGAAACAAGTTAAAAATAAAATCTTTAATAGGTGTATTTGCCATTATTACTCCAAAAAACCCAGCACTGATAAAGAAAATAACTTCATTTTTTACTTGTAAAATAACATTAGAGTATCTTTTAATACTTATTAAAAATTCAGGTATTTTCTTAATTAATAAAGACCAGATAATACTATGAATAACTGCGATAAAACTTACCATTAACATCATATTGCTAAAGGTGAAAAACTTCTCAGCAATAACGACTTCAACTAATAATAGTACTAAATTTAACATTAATTTATGTACCCTTTTACCATCATTTTCATCCTCAATGATATTCTCATTTTTCGGGATACTCTGCACTTGATGCTTTAAATTTTTATCACGAGAAAATACTAAATTTCCTAAAATTAATAAGCATACTCCATAGAGGAATCCATAAAGAAGATAATCCGTAAATGGTACATTAGTATAATATAAAATTAAATTTACGGAGCCAAAATAAGGTGACCAAGTGATACAAGCTGCAAAGCCGACAGCATAAATATTCGCTAAGAATTTCTTTGGAAACTTAACATCTTCAATTAAGGCATGAGTAACACGAACTGATCCTAAGTTAGTTATTGCTCCTAAAGAAAAAACAA encodes the following:
- a CDS encoding (Fe-S)-binding protein, which codes for MNKDELLEMVMKCNRCGFCQEVCPTYKTSGNEFQLARGRNKLIRMTLEGVLNLKEEPELEKYINECLLCGACVEKCPAGVNTTELIAQMRNETTKIKGLSLAKRVLLKNVFSDNKKTDRVIKLMRFYQTSGTQSVLTLSDRFKNLDSKLPDIPKENVRSRLKKLLYRSLDPKEKVGYFLGCSVNNFFPNVAISTIKVLQENGYEVLVPETKCCGAPHFSAGNQDEYIKLAQENVEILSCLDTEVIIIDCQTCGSMLRDYKELFKDDETYKIMANKIYDKIIDISTFLLKYGYKKEMGKVTRRVTYHDPCHGVRYLKVKNAPRKILENIPGIEFVEMDEADTCCGGAGSYGIFNPVISKNIINRKIDNFQKTGASIIATSCPACTMQLQSGLKLNEIPGEVKHPIELLALAYDNR
- a CDS encoding FAD-binding oxidoreductase codes for the protein MENNQLYEILTKAIDEKHIYSELTDSYKALGSEYKPEYIVYAQNTEEIAKLVKLANEHEFAIYPIGSGSMFAKGVDRLQKGIILSTKDLNKVMEYRPHNLSIEVEAGMTTKDLQEYLEKDNLFYPMDTDENSTIGGQIASNRYGENRYIYKSARFYVLGLEFVSPEGEIVQVGGRTVKNVTGYDISQLLAGSWGNFGIITKATLKIKPRPEKNLTLTFNSYDLTEIKKIVIALFREKISLATINIYNKEQRYYLTVKLEGFSETIRHQAELLRRKYELYKITGNIIDASSYKGMIALSLENIIEGIEVLENLATKYQKYLSFKGNLTNGIIEFEISKSPERYLQNLATILKSLEGTLIYDDKVLVKPSRGTGYGMLLQRIKDKVDPNSVLIPQSKALRGNLL
- a CDS encoding SdpI family protein; the encoded protein is MNKFIKNEWFSIMLLIIPFIIGIILYPSLPDQMPTHWNFKGEVDQYSSRNFGTFFFPALNVFMYLTLLLAPKLDPKKENYEKFATSYKFIRVTLLVFLVFMYILTLYASLGYKVDMGLWISVGVSLLFIGLGNVLGRVRHNYFVGIRLPWTLANEKVWKKTHYVGSKAMVAGGVFSLLGVILTTDVYRFIFLMVGIFVPLIFVSIYSYVYYKKLKNN
- a CDS encoding autorepressor SdpR family transcription factor, with the translated sequence MADESKIFKALSDANRRKILRILRENDLTAGEIAQEFNISKPSISHHLNILKQADLILDDRKGQNIIYSLNTTVFQELLTFFFDILNKGDEQ
- a CDS encoding FAD-binding oxidoreductase, producing the protein MLDKKLKTILTKIVGLENIITNKLALETYSYDASPYQGEPMVVLFPSTTEMVAEIVKVADKYDIPIMPRGAGTSVSGGAVPPKRSIVLSFTRMNRILDINSIDRTALVEVGLTNKQLQLATKKYDLMFAPDPASQNISTIGGNIAENAGGIKGVKYGSTRDHVLGLEVVLPTGEIIKTGNLSSEILPEVDLTYVFCGSEGTFGIVTKACLSLSRLNPSVETMTSTFNSIEDAGNCVAQIIASGVIPTTMEIMDNTVIRAVEEHAKLGLPKKAAAFLLVEVDGFPTETNFQVTSIMRAFKANLGYDYKLAKDEKEREELWTARRSVNGALGKLKPANISHDIVVPRDRIATMLKKIAQIGDEYQIIIGQVAHAGDGNLHPSLYYDHRIPEEVLKVEKACDKIIKETFYQGGSLSGEHGIGLEKKKYMVDAYSKTSLKYMKKIKDAFDPKGLLNADKVLPDDI
- the ltaE gene encoding low-specificity L-threonine aldolase; this translates as MKIVDLRSDTVTKPSLEMRQTIMEAEVGDDVYGEDPTINKLEEMSAELMGKEAALFVPTGTMANQIAVLVHTERGEEIILEERSHIYNYEVGGIALLAGVLPTLIAGEKAKIMPEQLKRAIKAPDIHAPKQTLLCLENTHNMAGGLVSTANEISELAQIATENGLKVHLDGARIFNAAAYLNTSPQEIVKDVDSMMFCLSKGLGAPVGSMLVGSREFITGAKRYRKMLGGGMRQAGILAAAGIYALENNRKRLAEDHNNAKILAEGINKLNGLKIDLETLHTNIVMIDITKPELGADELVTELEKNGVLTGSITDKRIRLVTHLDITTEDINYTLEVFNNIMN